Proteins from one Planctomyces sp. SH-PL62 genomic window:
- a CDS encoding DUF1559 domain-containing protein — protein sequence MDKKSSRGFTLIELLVVIAIIAVLIALLLPAVQAAREAARRSQCTNNLKQIGLAFHNYESTHGSFIPSCMYPSPVDNWGWGPSGHLSMLQFIEQGTLWNAYNVGPVACNANGCGQYYQNTTVFNTQVASFLCPSDGPERTVSLCNYVGNVGGPHQLQAFSGTFLPTPNTDYPGSVPVKMGTITDGTSNTALFSEVLTGANNVATVLAGSPRSRRAHYNATGMTNFAATPVAANAEVAACQAVPPTTEGWGGARGDWFTAFPWYINYAVYNHMGTPNTRTCVTSQIWAGNTWGVDYFGSAPPSSNHPGGVNLAMADGSVRFVKDTVNRTAWWGIGTRNGGEVVGSDQF from the coding sequence GCTCATCGAATTGCTGGTGGTGATCGCCATCATCGCGGTCCTCATCGCGCTCCTGCTCCCGGCGGTCCAGGCGGCGCGCGAGGCCGCCCGCCGCTCCCAGTGCACCAACAACCTCAAGCAGATCGGCCTGGCGTTCCACAATTACGAGAGCACGCACGGCTCGTTCATCCCGAGCTGCATGTATCCCTCGCCGGTGGACAACTGGGGATGGGGGCCGAGCGGCCACCTGAGCATGCTCCAGTTCATCGAGCAGGGGACGCTCTGGAACGCGTATAACGTGGGACCGGTCGCCTGCAACGCCAACGGCTGCGGCCAGTACTATCAGAACACCACGGTGTTCAACACGCAGGTGGCGTCGTTCCTCTGCCCGTCGGACGGGCCGGAGCGGACCGTGAGCCTGTGCAACTACGTCGGCAACGTCGGCGGCCCGCACCAGCTCCAGGCGTTCAGCGGGACCTTCCTCCCGACCCCCAACACGGACTACCCCGGCTCCGTCCCGGTCAAGATGGGGACGATCACCGACGGCACCAGCAACACGGCCCTGTTCAGCGAGGTCCTCACCGGCGCCAACAACGTGGCCACGGTGCTCGCCGGCTCCCCGCGCTCCCGGCGCGCCCACTACAACGCGACGGGGATGACCAACTTCGCCGCCACGCCGGTCGCCGCGAACGCCGAGGTCGCGGCCTGCCAGGCCGTCCCCCCCACGACCGAGGGCTGGGGAGGCGCGCGGGGCGACTGGTTCACGGCCTTCCCCTGGTACATCAATTACGCGGTCTATAATCACATGGGCACGCCGAACACCCGGACCTGCGTCACCAGCCAGATCTGGGCCGGCAACACCTGGGGCGTGGACTACTTCGGCTCGGCCCCGCCGAGCAGCAACCACCCGGGCGGCGTGAATCTCGCCATGGCCGACGGCTCGGTCCGGTTCGTCAAGGACACGGTCAACCGCACCGCCTGGTGGGGGATCGGCACCCGGAACGGCGGCGAGGTCGTCGGCTCCGACCAGTTCTGA